Genomic segment of Cytobacillus suaedae:
ACCACATGGTAGTCCGTCCTTCGTTACGTGCATAGGAACACTCATGGCTGGTTGTCCTGTTAAATTAGCAAGCTGGGTAAATGGTGTTCTCATGAGACTGTTTCTTGCAATTTGATCTATAATTCCTGCTTTTTTCAATAGATTTCCAGAACCTATTTTACCAATAACGTTTATCAATAATTTTTCCACTGACTTAGGCTCTAGTTCACCAATTTTTGCTGGAGGGTAAGCTGTTGTAGGGGTTATATAGAAATCGTATCTAGAAAGAAATTCCTCCATTTGAAACGCAGCAATATCCCATTCTCTTAATCCCATGACAAATTCTTCAGCACTAGTTGCTTTACCTAGTAAGCCAAGTAGCCAAGTGGAAGGCTCAACATCTAAATGCTTGGCTTTTCGACCTAAAACATCCTCAAGTGAGCCTATTGATGCTGCTACCTCTCCAAAATATAAGGTCAAAAAACTTCTTAGTAATTTGTAGCCTTCAACAGGCGCTTCCTTCTCTTCGACAGAATGACCTAAAGACTCTAGTAACTTAACTGTTTTGAGAACCGCTTCTTTACACTCTGGATGTATATCTGTTTCTAGTGGGGATTTTAAAGAAAAAGCAAAGGTTAGTCTTTTAGTTAATGGTGTTTTAAGTACCTCTAGGTAACTCCCATCAAAAGGAGGGGCATGATATGCTGCTCCTTTTTCATGGATTTTTAGTACATCAAGAATTGCTGCACTATCTCGAACCGATTTTGTTAGAACGTGGTCAACAGAAGCTCCTTGCCAGTTTCTACCGGCATTAGGACCAACTGGTGTTCTTCCCCTAGTTGGTTTTAACCCAAACAAACCACAGTATGCTCCTGGTATTCGAATAGAACCTCCACCATCATTTGCCCCTGCTAAAGGTACCATTCCTGATGCAACGGCAGCAGCTGAACCTCCACTTGAACCTCCAGGTGTATAATCTGTATTCCAAGGGTTCCTTGTGGGACCATACTGCTTAGGTTCAGTAATACCCATTAACGCAAATTCAGGTACATTTGTTTGCCCTAAAAAAAGGAGACCCGCTTTTCTTAATCTATTGACATATTCAGTGTCTCTTTTCGCTATATAGCCTTGTAATGCTTTAGACCCAGCAGTAATCCTTTCCCCTTTCATTTCTTGAGTTATGTCCTTTAATAACATAGGCACACCTGCAAAAAGTCCATTCAAATCCGGTTTTACTGCTGATTGCCTAGCTTGCTCATACATCTTATTAATAACTGCATTAAGATTTGGATTATGAAGTTCAATCAATCGAATCGCTTCTTCCACTAGTTCAATAGGCTTCACTTCTTTCTTTTTAACAAGCTCAGCCAACCCGAGAGCATCATAATTATTGTAGGTGATCTCCATTTTTATCATCTCCGTTATTCATGTTATCTATAGTATAGTTGAAAGAATATTCAGAAATCAATAAAAATGGACCTATAATAGGTCCTATAATACGTAACTATTCAGTCGTTGAATGGTACTGGTTATTATCTCGAGAGATGTTCTTAAGTTTCTCCACAAACATCTGGAACACGTATAACAGTGCAGATTTGAACGTAAATAAGGCTAATAACTGCATTCTATTAAATCGGATAAGTGAACCAATTCCAATTTTCGTTAACCAGTTCAAAAGAGGAAACACAAATGCTAGGTGAACAAGGAAGTTTGTTACTATAAATAGCAAAAAGTTTCCAAAGGTGAAGCGTAATATCCACAAAGTTCCCACCGTAAAAGGTCCTAATAGGAAGGGAGTCATTCCGTTCATTTTCGGATGTAGCCTCTCAAAAAACCACCACCATTTACGTCTTTCTGCATAAAGACCTTCAAAATGTACAAATGAAGTGATAAAAATTGTTGCAGGTAAAAATCGTTTAATATATTTATTCCCTAGTAAAGGTATTGAGAGCCAAGGTAATAACATCACTCCAAACAGTAGCCATCTATTCGTACTCATAAAACCGTTCACCACCTTTTTAAGCTATAGTTTGCTCTAAAAAGATGTAATGATGTATTTTATTTTACAAAATTAGGATACTAAAAAGTATCTAGGAGGCAGACTCTAACAGCATTTTCGTTTTAATTTTTCTTTTCCCTGGTTTTATCTTTGGACTTTTCACCGCTATAAAAGTTGTAAATAATGATAATGCAATTGTTTGGCGAGTACTGAACAGAGGAGAAGTTATACCCCCTAAGATTCCCAAGATAATACGCTTACTTATATAGTTCTAACCGCAATCGGACTATTTTCAATACTCTTCTACCGTATTGCTAAAAAAAGGTATAAATGAAAGCAGCTTATTTGTTCCACCTTAGTAAATGGAGGTGATTGAAGGTGACTAATCAAAACCCAGTTGAATTTACAGGGAAAGTTCTTGACCAAAGAAATAATTTAACAGGACCTGAGGATGGTGAAAAACCATCTTACCCTAAAAGGCCAAAAAATGTTTCAATTAATCAATCGAATAGTAAAAAAGGGTAAGAATAAAAAAAGAGAGAGTTCAGGCTGTCATCACAACAGCCTATCTTTCCCTCTAACTTTGAGAATCTCGATTTTCTAGATAATCTTCATACGCTTTTTCAACTCTACTTTTAGAGGGCGAAATCGAAGACATCCTCTTATGTATATCTGTTAGAAGATATAGCCCTCTAAATGTACATCCAACTACAATACCAAACGCAATAATACCTCCTGCTAAAGGTTCTATTATGAATAAAACAAAACCTAATAGTGCGCTAAGCACCATCGACAAAATTAAATACATACTAACCCCCGTTAATTAAGCCTTAGTGTTTATAAAGTGTTTCCCTTGTCTATCTGCTTTTACTTTTTTTAGTTCAGCTATCTCTCTTCTTAACAATTTGACTTCTTTGGATTGATCAATGCCATTTGAGATTGCTTTTTTAATAATAAAATAGAGAGCAATTAAAAACATAAAGCACAGGAGAATAATCAATTCTATATACAATGAACTCCCCTCCTTATACCCATCCACTTATTTATCAAATAATCTAATGTCATACAACAGAAGCTGAAAAGCTGAGAAAGACAGTAAAGGTAGAGAATAGTAAACCAACATAAGTGGTAAGCTCGAAAAATTATCAACAAACAAGATTAATCCTGATGCTTCTGTAATAAAAGATAGAAACAATGCTAAGGATATACTTAATGTTAATTTGAGACCTTTACGATCACTGTTCCCCTCAACAAAACAGGCAATACTAATGATTACTAATAGTGAAATTAATATAAACAGCATAAAAAATCCTTCCCTTACAAACAAAAATTCTATTTGTATTAATCGTTTAATTCTTTAGGTAGAATAAAGGTTCCATCACTTGTTGGTAAGAATTTAACCACATTTTCTACTGCGTCAACGTTCAAACCACCATAAATATGTGGGTAAAGTTTACCAGTTTCATATAAATCCTCATATACAATTTCTGCCTTAACTTTAGTCGAATCAATGCATAGTAAAACTAGATCTTCTTGTCCTTTGTACAAAAAATTCGCTACTTCTAAGACCTGTTCCTTTGTAGAACAATGAATAAAGCCTTCATCCTCAATACTTGATGGAGTGTACATCCCTTCATTTTTTGCCTTTAACCATGTTTCTAGTTCTATAATATGTAGTATCATCTTTGTTCCTCATTTCTAGCGCATTTGCATGGTTCAACATAACATTTTTGTAAAGTATAACATATTAGTAAACTATTTTTTCACAAAAAAAGCGATCCACAGAGGTTCGCTATTTACTACTATATATTTTTCTTTCCTAGTGAAAACCCTTCAAACAATCTTCCACCGTGGGGTTCAAGTACACTATCTACTATTTGTATTACTTTATGTTTTTCACCAGTTTTATAATAACTGTCAAAAGCCTGTACAAAACGATTTGCAAACTCTTTATCATGTTCCTTCAAAGAACGAACAATCCATTTAGAAGTGCCAATCCATTTTTTATTCGTTCTTAACACAAATTCACTTACAATATCAGCGAGCGTTCCGGCTATAAAAATCTCTTCAGATCTTTTTTTACTTACTATAAAATCATCCAACGTATCCGTAATAAAATAGCGTTTAATTCTTATAGTGTCTGAAGACCACTCTTCAGGACCGTTCTCTAACAGTTCACTTGCTTCAATCTTTATTGAGCTAATTATGCCATTATCCTTTAAAACAATTCCTTCTGAAACCATCCTGGGTAATGAAGGTCTAGCTCTTTCACAATCACTTTTAAAAAAGGATTTGTATGAGTTTAGATTATGCACAAATAGTTCGATTGGCCACCCAAACTTAATGGTTGATTCCCTGTAAGAAGAATCAATTTGGCTATCAAATACAATAATATCAAGATCGGATGTTTCAGTAGCTTCTCCTCTTACAACACTACCTGCTAGCAGGGCTCCATTACAATCAGGATAAAACATGTTTACAAACATTTCTGCTGCTTCAATTGGATTAATGATCTTTACCTCTCCCACAATTAAACTCTCCTATGTTATCGATTTTGCTTTGCCCACCACATATAATAGACATTCACTGCTAAAAAGTAGATGACTGCAAATCCAATACTAAAAGCGATGAAATTGGTAAGCTTATACTTCTTTAATAGTAGATCAGTATTATAGTAGAATTGCAACTCTTCATTAAGTGATAATGGAACAGTGAAAATGGTGAGTAACATGCCTATAGTTAGGAAGACACCAATATAATTTAACACAGCACGTAAGGTTAGAGATTTTTTCGTTTGAATGTTTGTTTTCACACTAGTCTCATAATTAACCTGCATTTGAACACTCCTTTACTTTAGCAAGTAATCTCTATTCATACGTTCTGTTACCATAAAAGGATTCATTATCGGAAAAGGAATGATGGTTATGTATATTTTCATCATGGTCAATAGTCCAAACAGGACCAAATAAGTTTGATAGTAGTAACATCAAGACAAACATGACAGAAATGGTCAAAGGGTTTCGGAAAAAGGTAATCAACCCATTATTTTCAGATTCTTTTACAATTAAGTAAATTAAGGTAAATGACAATGCTAAAAAGAAAACAAAGAGTAACCGAGTAGATAACTCATGATAAAGTGGCAATATCATTTCACCTAACATCGCCCCCATCATTCCACCCATTAATCCTGATAAAATACCATCAAGAAAAGCAATAATGCCATAAAATGAGCCTATCACACCACCAATTATGATGCCAATACCGACACTATAAACAGTCGAAATAAATAAGTTACCCTTAAATGCGATACCGAAAATAACTCCACTTAAGAGACCCACAATCATTCCAATTCCCATTGCCACGACCATACCTGACATCAAAGAAACGTTTCTTTTGTTTTGAAAGCTTGTGTAAAAAAGAATACTTAACATGAAGCTTACGACCAAAATCATCGATAGCAAACCGGCAGACATAGTTCGTTTCCCCCTTGTTGTAGATAGTTCATTATATGTGGACAAGAGAGAAAATAGAAATCCTTACTGTTTTCGCTTGTTTTTAAAGAGTACACAAAACAAAATGCTGAGTGATACTAAAGAAAAAACTAGTTTTTGCTGCCATTCCAATTGGAAGACATAATAAACAGAATAAGCCTCTATCAGTAGTGCTGGAACTTTACCGATAGTACTAGCTACCGTAAATAAGCCTACAGATACCTTTCCTATTGCTCCTGCAAAGGTAACGAGTCCAGATGGAACAAATGGTAACAATCTTA
This window contains:
- a CDS encoding amidase; translation: MIKMEITYNNYDALGLAELVKKKEVKPIELVEEAIRLIELHNPNLNAVINKMYEQARQSAVKPDLNGLFAGVPMLLKDITQEMKGERITAGSKALQGYIAKRDTEYVNRLRKAGLLFLGQTNVPEFALMGITEPKQYGPTRNPWNTDYTPGGSSGGSAAAVASGMVPLAGANDGGGSIRIPGAYCGLFGLKPTRGRTPVGPNAGRNWQGASVDHVLTKSVRDSAAILDVLKIHEKGAAYHAPPFDGSYLEVLKTPLTKRLTFAFSLKSPLETDIHPECKEAVLKTVKLLESLGHSVEEKEAPVEGYKLLRSFLTLYFGEVAASIGSLEDVLGRKAKHLDVEPSTWLLGLLGKATSAEEFVMGLREWDIAAFQMEEFLSRYDFYITPTTAYPPAKIGELEPKSVEKLLINVIGKIGSGNLLKKAGIIDQIARNSLMRTPFTQLANLTGQPAMSVPMHVTKDGLPCGVQFIGARGKEDMLLQLASILEQTEHWLNSKEKWSSSE
- a CDS encoding nucleotidyltransferase domain-containing protein; translation: MGEVKIINPIEAAEMFVNMFYPDCNGALLAGSVVRGEATETSDLDIIVFDSQIDSSYRESTIKFGWPIELFVHNLNSYKSFFKSDCERARPSLPRMVSEGIVLKDNGIISSIKIEASELLENGPEEWSSDTIRIKRYFITDTLDDFIVSKKRSEEIFIAGTLADIVSEFVLRTNKKWIGTSKWIVRSLKEHDKEFANRFVQAFDSYYKTGEKHKVIQIVDSVLEPHGGRLFEGFSLGKKNI
- a CDS encoding DUF952 domain-containing protein, whose translation is MILHIIELETWLKAKNEGMYTPSSIEDEGFIHCSTKEQVLEVANFLYKGQEDLVLLCIDSTKVKAEIVYEDLYETGKLYPHIYGGLNVDAVENVVKFLPTSDGTFILPKELND